From Deltaproteobacteria bacterium CG2_30_66_27:
ACAGATGGTCCTGCATCCAGCGGCGCTTCCGGTAATCGACGACGTAGCGCACGGTGAATTCGATCCAGTTGTCCGTCGCCCGCAAAGTGATCATCGGCTTCACGTCGGCATCTCCCAGCCGGTACCGGTGGACCATCGCTTTCCACGAGTCCTCCACCTGACTTGCATAGTCGACGAGGACCTCGTCGACGAGGTTCCGCAGCATCTCCCGGGCGAGCCGCCAGTCCGAGCCGTATTTCACCGGCAACGTGATCTCGTCCCAGAGGAACGGGAAATCGCCCGAGTAGTTGTAGACCGGCTCCTTGAAGACGAAACTGTTGGCGACCTTGACGATGCGTCCCGTGTAGAGATCGGCTTTCACCCACTCCCGGATCTCCATCACGGTGGTGCGGAGCACGGAAATATCGATCACGTCGCCCTTGATCCCCCCCACCTGGACGCGATCCCCGGTGGAGTAGAACCCGCCGAGGGATATCGCCGCCCAACCGGCGACGCTCGCGATCACCTCCTGCAACGCGAACGCGATGCCGGCGCCGGCGACGCCGAAGGCGACGGTGAGGCCCCCCAGCTTGTCGCTGAACACCACCGTGATGGCGAGGGATGCGACGAAGTACCCGAGGAAGTTGACGAACTTGCGGACGCGGTACCTCGTGTCGACGTCCTTGACGATTCGACCGACGGACCGTTGCGCGAACCGCGACAGCGCTATGACGATCAGGATCGCGACCACGGCCGTCACGATCCTGCCGACCGTGGGGTTGAACAGCAGTTCCTTCAAGGTTTCTTCCAAAGCCGATTCCCTCCCGTCACACGGAATACGTCGTTTCCTCCGGGATCACTCCGGAGGGGATCCTGATTCCCCGTGCTCGTGGCCGGGAACCCGGATGGGGGGGAAACCCGTTTTCAGGTGCAGGTCCCTCTGCGGGAACGGGATCTCGATCCCGTTCTCCTTGAAAGCCCGGAACATCGAGTAGTAGAGCTCGCTCGCAAGGACCAGGGGCCACTGGACCCGGGTAATGGTCCAGACCCTGAGCTCGAAGTCGAGGGAGCTGTCGCCGAATCGCACGAACAGGAGGTCCGGCTCCGGATCCTTGAGCACGTCCGGATGCGAGAGAGCCACCCCCATGAGCACCTCCCGCACGCGCTCCGGGTCGCTCCCGTAGGAGACGCCCAGGGGGATGCCGAAACGGACCTGCCGGTCGTTAGCCGTCCAGTTTGTGACGCGGTTGTTGATGAACTCGGAGTTCGGGATGATGATCACCACGTTGTCGTTGGTCTGAACCCACGTGCTCCGCCCGCCGATCCGGACCACGTCCCCGTTGGTCCCCCCCACCTCGACCCGGTCCCCGACCCGGATGGGCCGTTCCATCAGGAGGATGATCCCCGACACGAAGTTGTTCGCGATGTTCTGAAGGCCGAACCCCAACCCGATCCCGATGGCGCTCCCGAGGAGCACGAGGTTGTTCAGGTTCAGACCGATCAGTTGCAATCCGACCATCAGGCCGAACAGGTAGATCACGTACCCCATGATATGGGCGAACGCATACCGCTGCCCCTCGTCCAGCGAAGTGCGGACCAGCGCCTGGTGCAGCAGGAACCGCCGCACCATGCCGCTGACAATGCCGAGACCGATGAGGAAAAGAACCGTCTTGAAGAGGAAGACCGGGGTGATCGGCAGCTCGCCGATGTGGAAGTACGGGTGCGTCAGCGCGTTGCGGACATCGGCGCGCAGGTTCCCGAGGAGGGCCGGGAGGTATTCCGGAAGGAAAACTCCTAAGCTTACCAGCACCACGACACAAGCCGCCAGCAGAATGAACAGCCGTGTTCCGGTGTCGAGCCGCACCGATCCTCACCTCCTCTCCGAAGGTGCGGGCGACCCGCGGCCGAACCGTGCGCGCGTCCGGGACCTTCGACGTTCCTGAAAGAATATAACAGATATGACGAGCCTTTTCAGGCTCCCCGGGGACTCCCGGGTGGAGGAGAAGCGACTCCCGGACCGCCGAACAGGGGCCGCTCCAGGGAGCGTTCCGCCAGGATGTACATGGCGGCGTTCCAGGATTGCCCTGTCATTCCGCGCGGTTCCCCAGTCATCCCGTGGAACCACTCGTGGAACGCCCACCCGTTGACGCAGTTCATCCGGGCCACCCGGGAAAGCGCGTCGGCGGCCTCCCTGCCACGCCCAAGGGACGCGAGCGCCATCGCCCAGAACCCCCCGAGGAAGGGCCATGCCCCCCCGTTGTGGTACTGGTACTCCGCGTTCTGCCGGTGCCTCCCCATGTAGGCGCGCCATTGCGGGCTGGACGGGCGGATCGGATCGCGGACGGCCCGCACGGGGTTCGGGTCATCGACCCCCGCGGCCAGGAGTTCGTCGAGGATCCGGTTCGCCCTTTCTTCTTCCGCCAGGCCGAAGAGGACCGCCAGCAGGTTCCCGAAGACATCCCCCTCCCCGCCCCAGGTGGAGAAGTTCACGTAGCTCAGGTACAGGTCGTCGCGTTTCCCCCCGTCGCGGACGTAGCGCGTCAAGAGCCGCATGCGGCGGTATTCCGGCAGCTTCGCGGTAAACGGAGAG
This genomic window contains:
- a CDS encoding transporter codes for the protein MEETLKELLFNPTVGRIVTAVVAILIVIALSRFAQRSVGRIVKDVDTRYRVRKFVNFLGYFVASLAITVVFSDKLGGLTVAFGVAGAGIAFALQEVIASVAGWAAISLGGFYSTGDRVQVGGIKGDVIDISVLRTTVMEIREWVKADLYTGRIVKVANSFVFKEPVYNYSGDFPFLWDEITLPVKYGSDWRLAREMLRNLVDEVLVDYASQVEDSWKAMVHRYRLGDADVKPMITLRATDNWIEFTVRYVVDYRKRRWMQDHLFTRILEEVDKSHDRIRLASATFELVTGSHLDVSVRNDP